The Kluyvera intermedia genome includes the window TTCACAGATAAAGTTGAAGCGATTCTGGAAAAATACGGGATCCCTGACGAACATATTGTGATGCGCGTGACCGGCTGCCCGAACGGCTGTGGCCGTGCGATGTTGGCTGAGCTGGGATTGGTGGGGAAAGCACCAGGTCGTTATAACGTGCATCTTGGTGGTAACCGCAGCGGGTCACGGATCCCACGGATGTATCGTGAAAATATCACCGAGCCGGAAATTCTCGACTCGATTGACGAACTGGTTGGGCGCTGGGCGAAAGAGCGTGATGCGGGTGAAGGCTTCGGCGACTTTACGGTGCGTGCGGGCATCATTCGCCCGGTGCTCGATCCAGCCCGGGATTTCTGGGAATAATACCGTTTCCCCTCACCCTAACCCTCTCCCCAAAGGGGAGAGGGGACAGTTCAGTGCCGTCTTTTCTTCCCCATTTCTGCGGGGCTAGTAGACCGTCGGTGCCGTCTTTACTCCCTCGCCCCTTTGGGGAGAGGGCCGGGGTGAGGGGAACAAACAAATGAGGTCTTTATGTCCGTACTCGATCTAAACGTGCTTAACGAATTACCGAAGGTCGATCGCGTTTTGCAACTGGCGGAAACCAACGCCCAACTGGAAAAACTGAGCGCCGAAGGGCGTGTCGCGTGGGCGCTGGAAAACTTGCCCGGTGAATACGTGCTCTCTTCAAGCTTTGGTATCCAGGCGGCGGTGAGTCTGCATCTGGTTAATCAGGTTCGCCCGGATATCCCAGTCATTCTGACCGATACCGGATACCTGTTCCCGGAAACCTATCAGTTTATCGACGAGTTAACGGACAAACTCAAACTCAACCTTCAGGTTTACCGGGCAAAAGAGAGCGCCGCCTGGCAGGAAGCGCGCTATGGCAAACTGTGGGAGCAGGGCGTTGAAGGCATTGAGAAATACAATGACATCAACAAAGTTGAACCGATGAACCGGGCGCTGGAAGAGTTGAATGCACAGACCTGGTTTGCCGGGCTTCGCCGTGAGCAGTCGGGGAGCCGCGCAACGTTACCGGTGCTGGCTATTCAGCGCGGCGTATTCAAAGTACTGCCGATTATCGACTGGGATAACCGCACGGTGTACCAGTACCTGCAAAAGCACGGGCTGAAATACCATCCGTTGTGGGACCAGGGTTATCTGTCGGTAGGCGATACCCATACTACGCGTAAATGGGAACCGGGAATGGCGGAAGAAGAGACGCGGTTCTTTGGGCTCAAGCGCGAGTGCGGATTGCACGAAGGGTAAGGCCTGTCTCAAACGCTTTCACTCAATACTGACTCAGTAACATGCGAATACACGGGAAATTTCCGCGTATTCGCTTTTTTTCGTCCCAGGCCTATTAGGCGGCTTAGCTGCGCTTTTCTGCCTTCGCCAACTCTTTCACCAGCGGCATCATGACCCGTACCACCTCGCGGGCGCGGCGTTCAATGCGTCCCGGCAGTGCTTTATCAAGATACTGCTGATTATCAATATGGGCGTTATGCCAACTGGTGCCGTCCGGGAAGCTGGCCGTTTTAGCACGCTGCTGGAAGCCGTCTTTTTTGCCCAGCGACCAGTTAGTGGCTTCGACGGAGAGCACGGGAATCCCTGCTTTATCAAAAACCTCTGCATCGTTGCAGCAGCCCGTACCCTGCGGGTATTGAGCATTGAGTCCCGGATTGGTCGCGGCGGCAATTCCCCGGCTGTGGGCGAGTTTCAACGCACGGTCGCGTGTCAGTTTGCGTACCGATGCGGGGGTTTTGACGCCACTGTTAAAATAGAGCTTGTCGCCGACGACCAGATTATCGAGATTAATGACCAGCAGCGTATTTTTCTGCTCGGCGCTGCTCATGCGTTTAAGCAGGTTCTCCGCGCCCAGCTTGCCTTCTTCTTCACCGCTGGTGGCGATAAATCGAATGCCATATTGTGTTGGAATATTTTTAAAACGCTCTGCCAGCTCTAACATCACACCGACACCCATCGCATTATCATCAATGCCCTGAAGCGTCAGGCCGCCGAGATTGTTCTCCACGTCACTATCGCTGTGAGGAGCGTAGGTGTCGAGATGTGCCATGATAATAATCTGCTGGCTGGACTTGCCTTCATGCGCCGCAATAACGGTACTACCGGTCACATTATGCCAGTTTTGACGGTTATCTTTAGTGGTGTAGATATAGCGACTGCTGAATGTACGGATATCGCTCTGATAACCCATTTGCGTAAATTGCTGGCGAATATAGTCAGCGGAGAGCATTTCAGCCGGTGTTCCGGTAATGCGTCCTGGGAAATAGGTGGCGATGTAACGCGCCTGAGTGTTGGCGATGGTACCCAGCGAAGCAGTGGCTGCCTGTGCCGGGAGAGAGATGCAAACGCCGAGCGCCAGGGCTGCCATGCAGCGGCGCAATGCCCAGAACATAGATTTTCCTTACAACAGAGCAAAAAAATAGACGCGGCTAGTATGAAACTGTGAGGTTCATTACACAATTTCAAATGCTCTTAAATCCCGGAAAAATAGCGCGTTAAGCACTTTTTGAGCTTTGCTTTTTCAGTCCGTTATTCCTTTGAGTAACAACTCATTCCTTTTAGTAATTTCATTTGCTCTAAGCCTCCCCCTATAGTCCCTGTATTGCTGATTGTTAGCGAGTTGTAGCACAACGCCCCAAACAACAAAGAGATACGTGCTGACGACGCTATCAAGCCCCAACACACAACAGACATGCAATAAATCAGGCTTAAGGAACGGTTATGGACCAAAAACGACTTACTCACCTGCGGCAATTGGAGGCGGAAAGCATCCATATTATCCGTGAGGTGGCCGCCGAATTCTCTAATCCGGTGATGATGTACTCCATCGGTAAAGATTCCAGCGTCATGCTGCATCTGGCGCGCAAGGCGTTTTACCCAGGCACGCTGCCGTTCCCGCTGCTGCATGTTGATACCGGCTGGAAATTCCGCGAGATGTACGAGTTCCGTGACCGCACTGCCAAAGCGTACGGCTGTGAACTACTGGTACACAAAAACCCGGAAGGCGTGGCGATGGGGATCAACCCGTTCGAACACGGCAGCGCTAAACACACTGATATTATGAAAACGGAAGGCCTGAAGCAGGCGCTGAACAAATACGGCTTTGACGCTGCGTTCGGCGGCGCGCGCCGTGATGAAGAAAAATCACGTGCCAAAGAGCGTATTTACTCCTTCCGCGACCGCTTCCACCGCTGGGACCCGAAAAATCAGCGTCCGGAGCTGTGGCATAACTACAACGGCCAGATTAACAAAGGTGAGAGCATCCGTGTCTTCCCGCTCTCCAACTGGACTGAGCTGGATATCTGGCAGTACATCTACCTGGAAAATATCGACATCGTTCCACTGTATCTGGCCGCCGAGCGTCCGGTGCTGGAACGTGACGGTATGCTGATGATGATTGATGACGACCGTATCAACTTGCAGCCGGGTGAAGTGATTGAAAATCGTATGGTGCGCTTCCGTACCCTGGGATGCTGGCCGTTGACGGGTGCGGTAGAGTCCGACGCGCAGACGCTGCCTGAGATTATCGAAGAGATGCTGGTCTCCACCACCAGTGAACGTCAGGGGCGCATGATTGACCGCGACCAGGCCGGCTCCATGGAGCTTAAAAAACGTCAGGGTTATTTCTAAGGAGCCGCCATGAACACCACTATTGCACAACAAATTGCCGATGAGGGCGGGGTTGAAGCGTATCTGCACGCCCAGCAACACAAAAGCCTGCTGCGCTTTCTGACCTGTGGCAGCGTGGATGACGGCAAAAGTACGCTGATTGGCCGCCTGCTGCACGACACCCGACAGATTTATGAAGATCAGCTTTCTTCGCTGCACAATGACAGTAAGCGTCACGGAACTCAGGGTGAAAAACTGGATCTGGCGCTGCTGGTGGATGGCCTGCAGGCCGAGCGTGAGCAGGGCATCACTATTGATGTGGCCTACCGCTATTTCTCTACCGAAAAGCGCAAATTTATTATTGCCGACACCCCGGGGCACGAGCAGTACACCCGTAATATGGCAACCGGCGCATCGACCTGTGACCTGGCGATCCTGCTGATTGATGCCCGTAAAGGCGTGCTCGATCAAACGCGCCGCCATAGCTTTATCTCGACGCTGCTGGGGATCAAACACCTGGTGGTGGCGGTGAACAAAATGGATCTTGTCGATTACAGCGAAGAGACCTTTAACCGTATCCGCGAAGAGTATCTGACCTTTGCCGAGCAGTTGCCGGGTAATCTGGATATTCGTTTCGTACCGCTCTCCGCCCTGGAAGGCGATAACGTCGCCAGCCAAAGTGCGAATATTCCATGGTACAGCGGCCCTACGCTTTTGGAAGTGCTGGAAACCGTCGCTATTCAACGCACTGTTGATACTCAGCCGATGCGATTCCCGGTGCAGTACGTCAACCGTCCGAATCTCGATTTCCGCGGCTTCTCAGGCACGGTGGCTTCAGGCACTGTGCAGGTGGGTCAGCGCGTTAAGGTGCTGCCGTCAGGCGTTGAATCCAGCGTGGCGCGTATTGTCACCTTTGATGGCGACCTCCAGGAAGCCGGTGCGGGTGAGGCGGTGACGCTGGTACTGAAAGACGAAATAGATATCAGCCGTGGCGATCTGCTGCTGGACGCACAAGATACCTTACCGTCAGTGCAGCGTGCGAGCGTAGACGTGGTGTGGATGGCGGAGCAACCGCTGTCGGCGGGGCAAAGCTATGACATCAAAGTGGCTGGTAAGAAAACCCGTGCGCGCATTGATGGCATTCAATATCAGGTGGATATCAATAATCTGACTCAGCGTGAAGTTGATGTATTACCGCTAAACGGAATTGGCCTTGTTGACCTCACCTTTGATGAGCCACTGGTTCTCGACAAATATCAGGAAAACCCGGTGACCGGCGGGATTATCTTTATCGACCGTTTAAGCAACGTCACCGTGGGTGCAGGCATGGTCCGTGAGCCGAATACCGAACATGCGGGTGTGAATACTGATTTCAGCGCTTTTGAACTGGAACTCAATGCCCTGGTGCGTAAGCACTTCCCACATTGGGGTGCGCGTGATTTGCTGGGAGGAAAATAATGGCTCAGCATGACGAAAACGTCGTCTGGCACGCACATCCCGTCACCGCGCAACAGCGTGAACAACTCCACGGTCATCGTGGGGTCGTTCTGTGGTTCACCGGGCTTTCGGGCTCGGGGAAATCCACCGTTGCCGGGGCGTTAGAAGAAGCGTTGCATCAGCTTGGCGTGAGCACTTATCTGCTCGATGGCGATAACGTCCGTCATGGATTGTGTAGCGATCTGGGTTTTACCGACGTAGACCGTAAAGAAAATATTCGTCGGGTAGGCGAAGTGGCCAAATTAATGGTCGATGCGGGGCTGGTGGTATTGACCGCATTTATCTCACCGCACCGCGCGGAGCGTCAGATGGTGCGTGAGCGAGTGGGTGAAGATCGTTTCTTTGAGATCTTCGTCGACACTTCACTGGCAACCTGTGAGGCGCGTGATCCGAAAGGATTATATAAAAAAGCCCGTGCCGGAGAGTTACGTAATTTCACCGGGATTGATTCAGCATATGAATCTCCAGAGCAGCCTGCAATCCATCTTGATGGTGAACAATTAGTAACAAATTTAGTGGCACAATTATTAGATCTGCTGAGGCAGAGCGATATTATCAGATCCTGAAAAGGTGCCGGAGTTTGCCTGCTCCGGCCTAACAGGATTATTTATGCGTAATACTCAGAACATCAATATGACCCATACCGAGTCGCTCGCCCCCGCTTATGACGAAACCACCTGGTCTTTGTCAGGGGCGTTTGTTGGCTTTGTTGCGTGGTTGATGGCGCTGGGTATCCCCTATCTGCACTATGGCAATAACACGCTATTCTTCTTCCTGTACACATGGCCTTTTTTCCTTGCCCTGATGCCTGTTGCGGTGGTTGTCGGTGTTGCTTTCCACTCGCTGGTGAAAGGAAAACTGGGTTACACCATTGTTGCAACACTGGTGACCGTCGCCATACTGTGCGGCTTGCTATTCATGTGGATTATGAGTTAGTGCGTTCGTACTAGACGTTTTGCACGATATCGCCTGCGACAAGACCTGCCTCTGGGCCAGTGAAATGTGGTACATTTCAGGCTGTATGCGGTATCGCCTGCGGCCGGAGTGGAGTATGACGGCAAGTTATGGGATGATAGGGCCGTTTTTCAGGGGGCAGGATGGGTAAATTAACGCTGCTATTACTGGCATTGCTGGTATGGCTACAATATTCCTTATGGTTTGGCAAAAATGGTCTTCACGACTTTAGCCGGGTCAATGATGATGTATCTGTACAACAGGCAACCAACGCAAAATTAAAAGCGCGCAACGATCAGCTTTTCGCCGAAATTGATGACCTCAACGGTGGTCAGGAAGCTATCGAGGAACGTGCTCGTAACGAACTTAGCATGACCCGTCCGGGCGAAACATTTTATCGTCTGGTGCCGGATGCGTCCAAACGCAACCAGAATACGGGGCAAACGCAAACTAATCGCTAATCAGTTCCAGGATGACGACATGGCCGTAA containing:
- the cysH gene encoding phosphoadenosine phosphosulfate reductase, giving the protein MSVLDLNVLNELPKVDRVLQLAETNAQLEKLSAEGRVAWALENLPGEYVLSSSFGIQAAVSLHLVNQVRPDIPVILTDTGYLFPETYQFIDELTDKLKLNLQVYRAKESAAWQEARYGKLWEQGVEGIEKYNDINKVEPMNRALEELNAQTWFAGLRREQSGSRATLPVLAIQRGVFKVLPIIDWDNRTVYQYLQKHGLKYHPLWDQGYLSVGDTHTTRKWEPGMAEEETRFFGLKRECGLHEG
- a CDS encoding aminopeptidase, producing the protein MFWALRRCMAALALGVCISLPAQAATASLGTIANTQARYIATYFPGRITGTPAEMLSADYIRQQFTQMGYQSDIRTFSSRYIYTTKDNRQNWHNVTGSTVIAAHEGKSSQQIIIMAHLDTYAPHSDSDVENNLGGLTLQGIDDNAMGVGVMLELAERFKNIPTQYGIRFIATSGEEEGKLGAENLLKRMSSAEQKNTLLVINLDNLVVGDKLYFNSGVKTPASVRKLTRDRALKLAHSRGIAAATNPGLNAQYPQGTGCCNDAEVFDKAGIPVLSVEATNWSLGKKDGFQQRAKTASFPDGTSWHNAHIDNQQYLDKALPGRIERRAREVVRVMMPLVKELAKAEKRS
- the cysD gene encoding sulfate adenylyltransferase subunit CysD, giving the protein MDQKRLTHLRQLEAESIHIIREVAAEFSNPVMMYSIGKDSSVMLHLARKAFYPGTLPFPLLHVDTGWKFREMYEFRDRTAKAYGCELLVHKNPEGVAMGINPFEHGSAKHTDIMKTEGLKQALNKYGFDAAFGGARRDEEKSRAKERIYSFRDRFHRWDPKNQRPELWHNYNGQINKGESIRVFPLSNWTELDIWQYIYLENIDIVPLYLAAERPVLERDGMLMMIDDDRINLQPGEVIENRMVRFRTLGCWPLTGAVESDAQTLPEIIEEMLVSTTSERQGRMIDRDQAGSMELKKRQGYF
- the cysN gene encoding sulfate adenylyltransferase subunit CysN, whose translation is MNTTIAQQIADEGGVEAYLHAQQHKSLLRFLTCGSVDDGKSTLIGRLLHDTRQIYEDQLSSLHNDSKRHGTQGEKLDLALLVDGLQAEREQGITIDVAYRYFSTEKRKFIIADTPGHEQYTRNMATGASTCDLAILLIDARKGVLDQTRRHSFISTLLGIKHLVVAVNKMDLVDYSEETFNRIREEYLTFAEQLPGNLDIRFVPLSALEGDNVASQSANIPWYSGPTLLEVLETVAIQRTVDTQPMRFPVQYVNRPNLDFRGFSGTVASGTVQVGQRVKVLPSGVESSVARIVTFDGDLQEAGAGEAVTLVLKDEIDISRGDLLLDAQDTLPSVQRASVDVVWMAEQPLSAGQSYDIKVAGKKTRARIDGIQYQVDINNLTQREVDVLPLNGIGLVDLTFDEPLVLDKYQENPVTGGIIFIDRLSNVTVGAGMVREPNTEHAGVNTDFSAFELELNALVRKHFPHWGARDLLGGK
- the cysC gene encoding adenylyl-sulfate kinase; amino-acid sequence: MAQHDENVVWHAHPVTAQQREQLHGHRGVVLWFTGLSGSGKSTVAGALEEALHQLGVSTYLLDGDNVRHGLCSDLGFTDVDRKENIRRVGEVAKLMVDAGLVVLTAFISPHRAERQMVRERVGEDRFFEIFVDTSLATCEARDPKGLYKKARAGELRNFTGIDSAYESPEQPAIHLDGEQLVTNLVAQLLDLLRQSDIIRS
- a CDS encoding DUF3561 family protein, with amino-acid sequence MRNTQNINMTHTESLAPAYDETTWSLSGAFVGFVAWLMALGIPYLHYGNNTLFFFLYTWPFFLALMPVAVVVGVAFHSLVKGKLGYTIVATLVTVAILCGLLFMWIMS
- the ftsB gene encoding cell division protein FtsB produces the protein MGKLTLLLLALLVWLQYSLWFGKNGLHDFSRVNDDVSVQQATNAKLKARNDQLFAEIDDLNGGQEAIEERARNELSMTRPGETFYRLVPDASKRNQNTGQTQTNR